A single genomic interval of Microbacterium hydrocarbonoxydans harbors:
- a CDS encoding histone-like nucleoid-structuring protein Lsr2 has protein sequence MARRIVHQLVDDIDGSVLEVGEGETVHFSLNGASYEIDLNSEHAEELRTALEPYISAGRRAGSSAAGRSSTSGRSASSRKRPGRNPEVAAIRAWANDNGYSLSERGRIPAPVVEAYNAAH, from the coding sequence ATGGCGAGACGAATTGTGCACCAGCTGGTAGACGACATCGACGGCAGCGTCCTCGAAGTGGGCGAAGGCGAGACCGTGCATTTCTCGCTGAATGGCGCCTCATACGAGATCGACCTCAATTCGGAGCACGCCGAGGAATTGCGCACGGCGCTGGAACCGTATATCTCCGCCGGTCGTCGCGCCGGCTCGTCGGCCGCAGGACGCTCCTCGACCTCAGGACGCTCCGCGTCTTCGCGCAAGCGCCCTGGCCGCAACCCCGAGGTCGCCGCGATCCGGGCGTGGGCGAACGACAACGGTTACTCGCTCTCGGAGCGAGGCCGCATTCCGGCTCCCGTCGTCGAGGCATATAACGCCGCCCATTGA
- a CDS encoding lycopene cyclase domain-containing protein has protein sequence MTYIELSAWFVGAAAVAAIVLSLVSRHRPHLTAMVVTIVALFLLTAVFDTIMIATGLFHYSPDHLLGVHIGLAPLEDFAYPLAGAILLPALWAALRGRLRGRDRESAAPDGGAS, from the coding sequence GTGACGTACATCGAGCTCTCCGCCTGGTTCGTCGGCGCCGCCGCGGTCGCCGCGATCGTGCTCTCGCTCGTCTCCCGCCATCGCCCCCACCTCACGGCCATGGTCGTGACGATCGTCGCGCTGTTCCTCCTGACCGCGGTCTTCGACACGATCATGATCGCGACAGGCCTCTTCCACTACTCCCCCGACCACCTGCTCGGTGTGCACATCGGCCTCGCGCCCCTGGAGGACTTCGCCTACCCGCTCGCCGGTGCCATCCTGCTGCCCGCGCTGTGGGCCGCTCTGCGAGGCCGCCTCCGTGGCCGCGACCGCGAGAGCGCCGCCCCTGACGGAGGCGCGTCATGA
- a CDS encoding DMT family transporter: protein MSWIVLIASGVLEAVWATALGKSEGLTKLWPSVIFVGGLVLSMIGLAFAMREISTGTAYAVWVGIGATLTVVWAMATGDSDISWPRILLLLGLVGCIVGLKLIDPGHE from the coding sequence ATGTCGTGGATCGTGCTGATCGCATCCGGAGTCCTCGAAGCGGTGTGGGCCACGGCCCTCGGCAAGTCGGAGGGACTCACCAAACTCTGGCCGAGTGTCATCTTCGTCGGCGGACTCGTGCTGTCGATGATCGGACTGGCCTTCGCCATGCGCGAGATATCCACCGGGACCGCATATGCGGTATGGGTGGGAATCGGAGCCACATTGACGGTCGTCTGGGCCATGGCCACCGGAGACAGCGACATCTCCTGGCCGCGAATTCTGCTGCTGCTCGGGCTGGTCGGATGCATCGTCGGATTGAAGCTCATCGACCCCGGTCACGAATAA
- a CDS encoding MMPL family transporter, whose amino-acid sequence MSSPEHAPIPPTRERTRRHSWVRVLIPVALILVWLVGAGLGGPLFGKVDEVSSNDQTSYLPESADATQVQKLLGEFNDSDAIPAIAVFVADDELSESDLQTITDAVADSPDVEGVSPDVSPALASEDGQAVQAFIPIEGDAELADAIEALGTQLRDAAPDGVTVYITGPAGFSADLVAGFAGIDGLLLGVALLAVLVILVLVYRSFLLPLVVLSTSLFALCVALLVVWWLAKFEVLLLSGQTQGILFILVIGAATDYALLFVARFREELRVVQDKGTAVLAAWKGSFEPIVASGGTVIAGLLCLLLSDLKSNSTLGPVAAIGIVFAMLAALTLLPALLLLFGRAVFWPRRPKFEPAVVAEEHGMRTTGLWARLAGLITKRPRVIWIVTTLVLLAGAAGVLQLNAVGVPQSDLVLGASEARDGQVALGEHFPGGSGSPVYVVVAEDRMQDAADALLADDGIDGVSVTASESPSGSAPVTGDGITAVGPPGTPAPEPTVVDGEVLLQGTLTDAADSDAAAATVRDLRTQLDEVDAVVGGVTATAIDTNDASIHDRNLIIPVVLVVIMLILMMLLRSILAPVLLILTTVLSFGTAMGVSALVFNGVFDFPGADPAVPLYGFVFLVALGIDYNIFLMTRVREESLEHGTREGVLRGLSITGGVITSAGLVLAATFAALSVIPILFLAQLAFIVAFGVLLDTFVVRSLLVPALAYDLGRVIWWPSKLWRSGRD is encoded by the coding sequence ATGTCCAGCCCTGAGCACGCGCCTATCCCGCCGACCCGCGAGCGGACGCGTCGACACTCCTGGGTCCGCGTCCTCATCCCGGTGGCGCTGATCCTCGTCTGGCTGGTCGGCGCGGGACTCGGCGGTCCGCTCTTCGGCAAGGTCGACGAGGTGTCGTCGAACGATCAGACCAGCTACCTGCCGGAGTCGGCCGATGCGACCCAGGTGCAGAAGCTCCTCGGGGAGTTCAACGACAGCGATGCGATCCCGGCGATCGCCGTCTTCGTGGCCGACGACGAGCTGTCCGAATCCGATCTCCAGACGATCACGGATGCCGTCGCCGACTCCCCCGATGTGGAGGGCGTGAGCCCCGACGTCTCCCCTGCCCTCGCCTCCGAGGACGGTCAGGCCGTGCAGGCGTTCATCCCGATCGAGGGAGACGCCGAACTCGCCGACGCCATCGAGGCTCTCGGCACTCAGCTGCGCGACGCCGCCCCCGACGGCGTGACGGTCTATATCACCGGTCCCGCAGGATTCAGCGCCGACCTCGTCGCCGGTTTCGCCGGCATCGACGGGCTGCTCCTGGGCGTGGCCCTGCTCGCCGTCCTGGTGATCCTCGTGCTCGTGTACCGCTCATTCCTCCTGCCGCTCGTCGTCCTGTCCACAAGCCTGTTCGCACTGTGCGTGGCCCTGCTCGTGGTGTGGTGGCTGGCGAAGTTCGAGGTGCTGCTGCTCAGCGGGCAGACCCAGGGCATCCTGTTCATCCTTGTGATCGGAGCGGCCACCGACTACGCACTGCTGTTCGTGGCTCGATTCCGCGAGGAGCTCCGTGTCGTCCAGGACAAGGGCACAGCCGTGCTCGCCGCGTGGAAGGGCTCGTTCGAGCCGATCGTCGCCTCCGGCGGCACCGTGATCGCCGGACTGCTGTGTCTGCTGCTCAGCGACCTCAAGTCGAACAGCACGCTGGGCCCGGTCGCCGCGATCGGCATCGTCTTCGCAATGCTCGCGGCCCTCACCCTGCTGCCGGCCCTGCTGCTGCTCTTCGGTCGCGCGGTGTTCTGGCCGCGACGTCCGAAGTTCGAGCCCGCCGTCGTCGCCGAGGAGCACGGGATGCGCACGACGGGGCTGTGGGCCCGTCTGGCCGGCCTCATCACCAAGCGGCCGCGCGTCATCTGGATCGTCACCACACTCGTGCTGCTCGCCGGCGCGGCCGGAGTCCTGCAGCTCAACGCCGTCGGCGTTCCCCAGTCCGATCTCGTGCTCGGCGCCTCCGAGGCACGCGACGGACAGGTGGCGCTGGGCGAGCACTTCCCCGGCGGCTCGGGAAGCCCGGTCTACGTCGTCGTCGCGGAGGACCGGATGCAGGACGCGGCCGACGCGCTCCTCGCCGACGACGGGATCGACGGCGTCTCGGTCACCGCATCGGAGTCGCCGAGCGGATCGGCGCCCGTCACCGGGGATGGGATCACCGCAGTGGGTCCCCCGGGGACCCCGGCGCCGGAGCCCACCGTGGTCGACGGCGAGGTGCTGCTTCAGGGGACCCTGACGGATGCCGCCGACTCCGACGCCGCAGCTGCGACGGTCCGTGACCTGCGCACGCAGCTCGACGAGGTCGATGCCGTGGTCGGCGGTGTCACCGCGACCGCGATCGACACGAACGACGCGTCGATCCATGATCGCAACCTGATCATCCCCGTGGTCCTCGTCGTCATCATGCTGATCCTGATGATGCTGCTGCGCTCGATACTCGCGCCGGTACTGCTGATCCTCACCACCGTGCTGTCGTTCGGCACCGCGATGGGCGTCTCGGCGCTCGTGTTCAACGGCGTCTTCGACTTCCCCGGCGCTGATCCGGCCGTCCCGCTCTACGGATTCGTCTTCCTCGTGGCGCTAGGCATCGACTACAACATCTTCCTGATGACCAGGGTCCGTGAGGAATCCCTCGAGCACGGCACGAGGGAGGGTGTGCTGCGCGGACTCTCCATCACCGGCGGCGTGATCACCTCGGCCGGTCTCGTCCTGGCGGCGACGTTCGCGGCGCTGTCGGTCATCCCGATCTTGTTCCTGGCGCAGCTGGCGTTCATCGTCGCCTTCGGAGTCCTGCTCGACACGTTCGTCGTGCGGTCGCTGCTCGTGCCGGCGCTCGCCTACGATCTCGGCCGCGTGATCTGGTGGCCGTCGAAGCTGTGGCGCAGCGGTCGCGACTGA
- a CDS encoding MarR family winged helix-turn-helix transcriptional regulator — translation MSPDGLEHSAIYDVDSSDPRSTLIDRSGVAPEDLRQIAKVMSALGDLRDAEQKLSLASRRYMRLNETDMRALHYLIVCANKGATATPGGIATHLGISTASTTKLLDRLEKGGHIRRAPHPTDRRALAISITPDTRQAAMDTVGRQQAKRFYSAARLTPEERDVVIRFLADMTQEIALRDEPWAQAGVTAPE, via the coding sequence ATGTCTCCCGACGGACTCGAGCACTCGGCGATCTACGACGTCGACTCGAGTGATCCCCGCAGCACGCTGATCGACCGCTCGGGAGTCGCGCCGGAGGATCTCCGTCAGATCGCGAAGGTCATGAGCGCGCTCGGCGACCTGAGGGATGCGGAGCAGAAGCTCTCCCTCGCCTCGCGCCGATACATGCGCCTGAACGAGACTGACATGAGGGCGCTGCACTATCTGATCGTGTGCGCCAACAAGGGGGCGACGGCGACACCCGGCGGGATCGCCACGCACCTCGGCATCTCCACAGCCTCGACCACCAAGCTCTTGGACCGTCTGGAGAAGGGCGGTCACATCCGGCGCGCGCCGCACCCCACCGACCGACGGGCGCTCGCCATCAGCATCACCCCCGACACGCGCCAGGCGGCGATGGACACGGTCGGACGCCAGCAGGCCAAGCGCTTCTACTCGGCCGCGCGCCTCACCCCGGAAGAGCGTGACGTCGTCATCCGCTTCCTGGCGGATATGACGCAGGAGATCGCACTGCGCGACGAGCCCTGGGCGCAGGCTGGAGTGACCGCACCCGAATGA
- a CDS encoding lycopene cyclase domain-containing protein produces the protein MGFVYLGLLLATLGCMLLLDRRFRLFFWRDAVTATVVTLVGLAFFLVWDIAGIMGGIFFRGEAAVATGIVLAPELPIEEPVFLLFLVVCTMVVYTGAVRLLSRLRRRSSAEVRP, from the coding sequence ATGGGTTTCGTATACCTGGGGCTCCTGCTCGCGACTCTCGGCTGCATGCTGCTCCTCGACCGGCGGTTCCGTCTGTTCTTCTGGCGCGACGCAGTGACGGCGACCGTCGTCACTCTCGTCGGCCTCGCATTCTTCCTGGTCTGGGACATCGCCGGGATCATGGGCGGGATCTTCTTCCGTGGCGAGGCTGCGGTCGCGACCGGGATCGTGCTGGCCCCGGAGCTCCCGATCGAGGAGCCGGTGTTCCTGCTGTTCCTGGTCGTCTGCACCATGGTCGTCTACACGGGTGCGGTGCGCCTGCTGTCCCGTCTCCGTCGACGTTCCTCGGCGGAGGTGCGCCCGTGA
- a CDS encoding polyprenyl synthetase family protein — MARRAASAAAGARGGLIVTQTALRQDLNTRVEEVLRERFALHCTTAEAYGPEFAALWRAGADHALGGKLVRPRLLLDVHHALDPDAGDGPITAAVDIATQIELLHYAFLLHDDVIDGDLTRRQRPNLIGALAAGTPGISAQDSLHWARSSAILMGDLILSAAVMGFARADVPHETRLRLLELVEQTILETVAGEHTDVALSHGIIPSDVETVLSMSVYKTATYSFSLPLRAAALLAGSSRSAEETLQTVGRHLGLAYQLQDDLLCVFGDHRSHGKDAYSDLREGKETAIIAFARSTSAWTRIDPRFGAPDLNLADAEGIRDLLRECGAERFVVGLIGDQLDAVYALLAEAELAGEITSDAARSILVSASRLEGRQA; from the coding sequence ATGGCTCGTCGAGCAGCTTCCGCAGCTGCGGGAGCTCGGGGTGGTCTGATCGTGACGCAGACCGCGCTCCGTCAGGACCTGAACACTCGCGTCGAAGAGGTGCTCCGCGAGCGGTTCGCGCTGCACTGCACGACCGCCGAGGCGTACGGCCCCGAGTTCGCCGCCCTCTGGCGCGCCGGCGCCGATCACGCGCTGGGCGGCAAACTGGTGCGTCCGCGACTGCTGCTCGACGTCCACCATGCGCTCGATCCGGATGCCGGTGACGGCCCGATCACCGCCGCGGTCGACATCGCCACCCAGATCGAGCTCCTGCACTACGCCTTCCTCCTTCACGACGATGTGATCGACGGAGACCTCACCAGGCGCCAGCGCCCCAACCTGATCGGCGCGCTGGCGGCAGGGACCCCCGGCATCTCCGCGCAGGACTCGCTGCACTGGGCGCGATCGAGCGCCATCCTCATGGGCGATCTCATCCTGTCGGCCGCGGTCATGGGCTTCGCCAGGGCCGACGTGCCTCACGAGACCCGTCTGCGTCTGCTCGAACTGGTCGAGCAGACGATCCTCGAGACGGTCGCCGGCGAACACACCGACGTGGCTCTCAGCCACGGGATCATCCCGTCCGACGTCGAGACGGTGCTGAGCATGAGCGTGTACAAGACCGCGACCTACTCGTTCTCGCTCCCGCTGCGTGCGGCTGCACTGCTCGCGGGGTCGTCCCGATCGGCCGAGGAGACGCTCCAGACCGTCGGCCGGCACCTCGGTCTCGCCTACCAGCTGCAGGACGACCTGCTGTGCGTCTTCGGAGATCATCGCAGCCACGGCAAGGACGCCTACTCGGATCTGCGAGAGGGCAAGGAGACGGCGATCATCGCGTTCGCGCGCTCGACCAGTGCCTGGACTCGGATCGATCCGCGTTTCGGCGCGCCCGACCTCAACCTCGCGGACGCCGAGGGCATTCGGGATCTGCTCCGCGAATGCGGGGCCGAACGGTTCGTCGTCGGCCTCATCGGCGACCAGCTCGATGCCGTCTATGCACTGCTGGCGGAGGCCGAGCTCGCGGGCGAGATCACCTCGGACGCGGCGCGCTCGATCCTCGTCTCCGCGTCCCGCCTGGAAGGACGTCAGGCATGA
- the idi gene encoding isopentenyl-diphosphate Delta-isomerase, with the protein MDEVTLLSPDGVAIGVRSKEAVHTTDTPLHLAFSCHVLDQDGRLLVTRRALSKRTWPGVWTNSFCGHPRPGEDMIEAVHRRAQYELGLEVTDVTLVLPDYRYRAVDASGIVENEICPVHVARAAGPLSPDPDEVAEWAWADPSEFADSVTGAPFAFSPWLVEQLPQLRELGVV; encoded by the coding sequence ATGGATGAGGTCACCCTCCTTTCTCCGGACGGAGTCGCGATCGGGGTGCGCTCGAAAGAGGCCGTGCACACGACCGACACCCCCCTGCACCTGGCGTTCTCCTGCCATGTGCTCGATCAGGACGGTCGCCTCCTGGTGACCCGCCGCGCACTGTCCAAGCGCACCTGGCCGGGGGTCTGGACGAACAGCTTCTGCGGCCACCCTCGCCCCGGCGAGGACATGATCGAGGCGGTGCACCGCCGGGCACAGTACGAACTCGGACTGGAGGTCACCGATGTGACCCTCGTCCTTCCCGACTACCGGTACCGCGCTGTGGACGCGAGCGGCATCGTCGAGAACGAGATCTGCCCCGTCCACGTCGCCAGAGCCGCAGGGCCCCTCTCGCCCGATCCTGACGAGGTCGCCGAATGGGCATGGGCCGATCCGAGCGAGTTCGCCGATTCCGTGACCGGCGCCCCCTTCGCCTTCAGCCCATGGCTCGTCGAGCAGCTTCCGCAGCTGCGGGAGCTCGGGGTGGTCTGA
- a CDS encoding LuxR C-terminal-related transcriptional regulator yields MSAPAQMESETELVTRAVRELAQRTRFPIAFGGLIDEGVVNVTSIVGNRTHSLDGLRVKPERGLGGRAIMELRPRMTNDYGSSQQITHDYDVYILGEGIRTLLALPIVVGGRPRGVLYAGTWERTPVGGVTTAPAMQVAQSVADELRIRDEVDRRLRAASPGSETVAPRHREELRESFAELRSIAASVEDAELRSRIAQVERRLVTLAEHTATPTTAPIPTIHLSRRETDVLACAALGATNAEIAGQLGLREGTVKAYLGTAMSKLDASTRHAAVAKARRAGILP; encoded by the coding sequence GTGAGCGCACCGGCCCAGATGGAATCCGAGACCGAACTCGTCACCCGCGCGGTGCGCGAGCTCGCCCAGCGCACGCGCTTCCCCATCGCCTTCGGCGGCCTGATAGACGAGGGCGTCGTCAACGTCACGAGCATCGTCGGCAATCGCACGCACAGCCTCGACGGTCTGCGGGTGAAGCCGGAACGCGGACTCGGCGGGCGGGCGATCATGGAACTGCGCCCCCGCATGACCAACGACTACGGATCGTCGCAGCAGATCACTCACGACTACGACGTGTACATCCTGGGCGAAGGCATCCGCACCCTCCTCGCTTTGCCGATCGTGGTGGGGGGACGCCCGCGGGGTGTGCTCTACGCCGGCACGTGGGAGCGAACGCCGGTCGGTGGCGTCACGACCGCCCCCGCGATGCAGGTCGCGCAGTCTGTCGCGGATGAGCTCCGTATCCGCGACGAGGTCGATCGGCGTCTTCGGGCCGCGTCGCCGGGAAGCGAGACCGTCGCTCCCCGGCACCGCGAGGAGCTGCGCGAGAGCTTCGCCGAGCTCCGCAGCATCGCCGCGTCGGTCGAGGACGCCGAATTGAGGTCGCGCATCGCCCAGGTCGAACGCCGGCTCGTGACACTCGCCGAGCACACCGCTACCCCGACGACCGCCCCCATCCCGACGATCCATCTCTCGCGCCGCGAGACCGACGTCCTCGCCTGCGCCGCTCTCGGAGCCACCAACGCCGAGATCGCCGGGCAGCTGGGCCTGCGCGAGGGGACGGTGAAGGCGTACCTCGGCACCGCCATGTCGAAGCTCGATGCCTCCACTCGGCACGCCGCGGTGGCGAAGGCTCGACGCGCCGGCATCCTCCCCTGA
- a CDS encoding prenyltransferase, with translation MTAPTRGTLGRDLAQIVLSSRPISWINTAFPFAAAYLLATREIDPTLIIGTLYFLIPYNLAMYGINDVFDYASDLANPRKGGIEGALLSPRIHRATLWAAAITNVPFLIYLVIVGNPASWIWLGVSVFAVIAYSAPGLRFKERPFLDSTTSSLHFVTPAIVGLALAETELTVTAVVVLVAFFLWGMAAHAFGAVQDIAPDREGGIGSIATVIGARATVRLSIGLWTLAGIAMLFTSWPGPLGAALAIPYIVNAAPWWNVTDETSPGTNRAWRRFIALNYFAGFLATMILIVAWIS, from the coding sequence ATGACGGCGCCCACCCGCGGAACGCTCGGGCGGGATCTCGCTCAGATCGTGCTGTCGTCACGGCCGATCAGCTGGATCAACACCGCTTTCCCGTTCGCCGCCGCATACCTGCTGGCCACCCGCGAGATCGATCCGACGCTCATCATCGGAACCCTGTACTTCCTCATCCCGTACAACCTCGCGATGTACGGCATCAACGACGTCTTCGACTACGCGTCCGACCTCGCGAACCCCCGCAAGGGCGGGATCGAGGGGGCGCTGCTGTCCCCACGTATCCACCGGGCGACGCTGTGGGCTGCCGCGATCACGAATGTCCCGTTCCTGATCTACCTCGTGATCGTCGGGAATCCCGCATCCTGGATCTGGCTCGGTGTGAGCGTGTTCGCCGTGATCGCGTACTCGGCCCCCGGCCTGCGCTTCAAGGAGCGCCCCTTCCTCGACTCGACCACGTCGAGTCTGCACTTCGTGACCCCGGCGATCGTCGGCCTCGCGCTGGCAGAGACCGAGCTGACCGTCACCGCGGTCGTCGTGCTGGTCGCGTTCTTCCTCTGGGGCATGGCCGCCCACGCCTTCGGCGCCGTGCAGGACATCGCGCCGGACCGGGAGGGCGGCATCGGGTCGATCGCCACCGTCATCGGAGCGCGCGCCACCGTCCGGCTGTCGATCGGCCTCTGGACCCTCGCGGGCATCGCCATGCTGTTCACCAGCTGGCCGGGCCCTCTCGGTGCGGCACTGGCCATCCCCTACATCGTGAACGCCGCCCCCTGGTGGAACGTCACCGACGAGACGTCCCCCGGCACGAATCGCGCCTGGCGGCGCTTCATCGCGCTCAACTACTTCGCCGGATTCCTCGCGACGATGATCCTCATCGTCGCCTGGATCTCCTGA
- the crtI gene encoding phytoene desaturase family protein: MSRVAVIGAGVAGLAVAGLLARDGHDVTVYEKNDRVGGRAGTIERDGFRFDSGPSWYLMPEVFDHFFAMMGTSTEEQLDLTLLNPGYRVFQAPGAEGGSSPSVTVPTGRAAVSQLFESREPGAAAALDTYLDSAHDARVMAERYFLYNPFTRLRTLMTPEVLRALPRLFTLLGTRLQSFAARRFRDPVIRQLLGYPAVFLGTDPRTAPAMYHLMSALDLDEGVSYPQGGFWRVVERIAAIAQEAGVTIVTGADVTTIRTSTISGTATATGIQWRDPQGVDHSEDADIVVSGADLHHTETALLPADLRTYPESWWQRRTSGPGAVLVMLGVRGSLPELPHHSLFFTEDWDANFDDIFGASPRIPSPASIYVCRPSATDATVAPEGHENLFVLVPIPADTSLGAGGSDGAGSPTIERAADAAIDQIASWAGIHDLRERIVVRETKGPADFLHDYNSWRGGMLGPAHILSQSAMFRAQNQSRRVSGLYYAGATTAPGVGVPMCLISAEIVLKRIRGDHSSGPLDAPAKTPTTSGAA, from the coding sequence ATGAGTCGCGTGGCGGTCATCGGCGCCGGCGTCGCAGGCCTCGCCGTCGCCGGGCTCCTCGCGCGCGACGGACATGACGTGACCGTGTACGAGAAGAACGACAGGGTGGGAGGACGCGCGGGCACGATCGAGCGCGACGGCTTCCGCTTCGACTCCGGCCCCTCGTGGTACCTGATGCCCGAGGTGTTCGACCACTTCTTCGCGATGATGGGAACCTCGACCGAGGAGCAGCTCGACCTCACGCTCCTGAACCCCGGCTACCGCGTCTTCCAGGCCCCTGGCGCTGAGGGCGGCTCCTCTCCCTCCGTGACGGTGCCCACCGGGCGCGCCGCGGTGTCGCAGCTGTTCGAGTCGCGGGAGCCCGGCGCGGCGGCGGCCCTGGACACCTACCTCGACTCCGCGCACGACGCACGGGTGATGGCCGAGCGCTACTTCCTCTACAACCCGTTCACGCGCCTGCGCACGCTGATGACGCCCGAGGTCCTGCGGGCGCTCCCCCGGCTCTTCACGTTGCTGGGCACGCGACTGCAGTCGTTCGCCGCCCGTCGGTTCCGTGATCCCGTGATTCGCCAGCTCCTCGGGTATCCAGCCGTCTTCCTCGGCACCGACCCGCGCACCGCGCCGGCGATGTACCACCTGATGAGCGCGCTCGATCTGGACGAGGGCGTCAGCTACCCGCAGGGTGGGTTCTGGCGGGTCGTCGAGCGCATCGCCGCGATCGCTCAGGAGGCGGGAGTCACGATCGTCACGGGCGCCGACGTCACCACGATCCGTACGAGCACGATCTCGGGCACCGCGACAGCGACCGGCATCCAGTGGCGGGATCCGCAGGGTGTCGACCATTCGGAGGATGCGGACATCGTCGTCTCCGGCGCCGATCTGCATCACACCGAGACGGCTCTGCTGCCGGCCGATCTGCGCACCTACCCCGAGTCCTGGTGGCAGCGACGCACGAGCGGGCCCGGCGCCGTGCTCGTCATGCTGGGCGTGCGTGGCTCCCTCCCCGAGCTGCCCCATCACTCGCTGTTCTTCACCGAGGACTGGGACGCGAACTTCGATGACATCTTCGGAGCCTCGCCCCGCATCCCCTCACCCGCGTCGATCTACGTCTGCCGACCGAGCGCGACCGACGCCACCGTGGCGCCGGAGGGACACGAGAACCTGTTCGTGCTCGTGCCGATCCCGGCCGACACGTCGCTCGGCGCCGGTGGCTCCGACGGAGCCGGATCCCCGACGATCGAGCGCGCCGCCGATGCCGCCATCGACCAGATCGCGAGCTGGGCAGGCATCCACGATCTGCGGGAGCGTATCGTGGTGCGCGAAACGAAGGGACCTGCCGACTTCCTCCACGACTACAACTCGTGGCGCGGCGGGATGCTGGGCCCCGCCCATATCCTGTCGCAGAGCGCGATGTTCCGGGCGCAGAACCAGTCGCGTCGAGTGTCCGGCCTGTACTACGCCGGTGCCACCACCGCGCCCGGCGTCGGTGTGCCGATGTGCCTGATCAGCGCCGAGATCGTGCTGAAGCGGATCCGAGGCGACCACTCGAGCGGACCGCTCGACGCCCCCGCGAAGACGCCGACGACGAGCGGGGCGGCGTGA
- a CDS encoding phytoene/squalene synthase family protein, with protein sequence MTPTPSDTPEESLGRFSRAADTASTEVIRTYSTSFGLATRLLGERHRQHIRNIYAMVRIADEIVDGVAAQAGLDTSAQEAALTSYVAATHQAMQAGYSTDLVLHAFARTARECGIGEDLTQPFFDSMSADLATSTDFTAYDAAAHERYVYGSAEVVGLMCLRVFLRDEQRTAREQEILTRGARQLGAAFQNVNFLRDLADDTDRLQRGYLGGADRLTDADRDEWVRTITVQLDDAARSIPLLPKDARAAVRSAHALFGALTRRVAKTPAASLYQRRVRVPDPVKALLAARAVLVTSLERDR encoded by the coding sequence ATGACCCCGACCCCCTCGGACACCCCGGAGGAGAGTCTCGGTCGGTTCAGTCGCGCCGCCGACACCGCCTCGACCGAGGTCATCCGCACCTACTCCACCTCGTTCGGGCTCGCCACGCGTCTGCTCGGCGAGCGGCACCGCCAGCACATCCGCAACATCTACGCCATGGTGCGCATCGCCGACGAGATCGTCGACGGCGTCGCCGCACAGGCGGGCCTCGACACCTCGGCACAGGAAGCGGCGCTCACGTCCTACGTGGCAGCGACGCACCAGGCGATGCAGGCGGGCTACAGCACGGACCTCGTGCTGCACGCGTTCGCCCGCACCGCCAGGGAGTGCGGAATCGGCGAAGACCTCACGCAGCCGTTCTTCGATTCGATGAGCGCCGACCTCGCGACGTCGACGGACTTCACCGCGTACGACGCCGCTGCGCACGAGCGCTACGTCTACGGATCCGCCGAGGTGGTGGGCCTCATGTGCCTGCGGGTCTTCCTCAGGGACGAGCAGCGCACCGCCCGAGAACAGGAGATCCTGACCCGCGGCGCCAGGCAGCTGGGAGCCGCCTTCCAGAACGTGAACTTCCTGCGCGATCTCGCCGACGACACTGACCGCCTGCAGCGCGGCTACCTCGGCGGTGCTGATCGGCTCACGGATGCCGACCGCGATGAGTGGGTGCGCACCATCACGGTGCAGCTCGACGACGCGGCCCGATCGATCCCCCTGCTGCCCAAGGACGCCAGAGCAGCCGTGCGCAGTGCTCACGCACTGTTCGGCGCACTCACGAGACGGGTCGCGAAGACGCCGGCCGCGTCCCTCTATCAGCGTCGTGTCCGCGTGCCCGACCCGGTGAAAGCTCTCCTGGCAGCTCGCGCGGTGCTGGTCACATCCCTGGAGCGGGACCGATGA